One genomic segment of Mycolicibacterium chubuense NBB4 includes these proteins:
- a CDS encoding UBP-type zinc finger domain-containing protein, which produces MSGAPNEPVDPTVPPSGTGCLECDAAGGWWVHLRRCAACGHIGCCDDSLERHASAHWRRTGHPVIRSFEPGEDWFWDYRTDSYYDGPPLAAPQSRPADETVPGPRGRVPADWMAQLQARRG; this is translated from the coding sequence GTGAGCGGCGCCCCGAATGAGCCTGTCGATCCCACGGTTCCGCCGAGTGGCACGGGTTGCCTCGAATGCGACGCCGCCGGTGGCTGGTGGGTGCATCTGCGTCGGTGCGCGGCATGCGGTCACATCGGGTGCTGCGACGACTCGCTCGAGCGGCACGCGTCGGCACACTGGCGTCGGACCGGGCACCCGGTCATCCGGTCGTTCGAGCCGGGCGAGGACTGGTTCTGGGACTACCGGACCGACTCCTACTACGACGGTCCGCCCTTGGCCGCGCCGCAGAGCCGGCCCGCCGACGAGACGGTGCCCGGGCCCCGCGGCCGCGTCCCGGCCGACTGGATGGCACAGCTGCAGGCCCGTCGCGGCTGA
- a CDS encoding chorismate mutase: MNIRRIRRAAAAAVVFALTAAPLAHAQPPNPLLPLVDAAAARLQVAEPVAADKRRTGGPVEDSAREQQVLDAVAADARSRQIDPAYAAAAFRDQIDATVAVEYSRLAQWKLDPASAPTDAPDLASSRATIDALNQTMVAEMAAQWGLLHSPQCGADLDAAKSAVLHTRALDPLYRQAIDFATRNYCR, translated from the coding sequence ATGAACATCCGTCGGATTCGCCGAGCCGCCGCCGCGGCCGTCGTCTTCGCGCTCACGGCGGCTCCCCTCGCGCACGCCCAGCCTCCCAACCCGCTGCTCCCGCTCGTCGACGCCGCTGCTGCGCGGCTGCAGGTCGCCGAGCCCGTCGCGGCCGACAAGCGTCGTACCGGCGGTCCGGTGGAGGATTCCGCACGCGAACAACAGGTGCTCGACGCGGTGGCCGCCGACGCCCGGAGCCGTCAGATCGACCCGGCCTACGCGGCGGCAGCGTTCCGGGATCAGATCGATGCGACCGTCGCCGTCGAGTACAGCCGGCTCGCGCAATGGAAGCTCGATCCCGCGTCCGCACCCACCGACGCACCCGACCTCGCGTCGTCCCGGGCGACGATCGACGCACTCAATCAGACGATGGTCGCCGAGATGGCCGCCCAGTGGGGGCTGCTGCACTCGCCGCAGTGCGGCGCCGATCTCGACGCGGCCAAGTCGGCGGTGCTGCACACCCGCGCACTCGACCCGCTCTACCGGCAGGCCATCGATTTCGCCACGCGCAACTACTGCCGCTGA
- a CDS encoding serine/threonine-protein kinase has translation MAAPEVLGGRYELRGVLGRGGMAEVRDGWDTRLGRPVAVKMLYPAVSVQSDTRRRFVTEARAAATLNHPHVVAVHDSGVDHGRHYIVLERLPGQNLAGVLARGGPLPAGQVRAIMRDVLSALDAAHARGVLHRDIKPANLLFTPSGGVKIADFGVAKSPETPQTLTNRVFGTMAYLPADRIAGRPAVPSDDLYALGVVAYEALTARRAYPQENLAALADAIAAGRVTPLTALRPDIDPALAMTIERAMSPDPRWRFATAAQMRASLNATARRPQRAGVVLAAAAVLAVVVLAALLVAM, from the coding sequence ATGGCAGCGCCAGAAGTTCTCGGCGGTCGCTATGAATTGCGGGGAGTTCTCGGCCGCGGCGGTATGGCCGAGGTGCGCGACGGCTGGGACACCCGGCTGGGCCGCCCGGTCGCCGTCAAGATGCTCTACCCGGCGGTGAGCGTGCAGTCCGATACCCGGCGGCGGTTCGTGACGGAGGCGCGCGCGGCGGCGACACTCAACCACCCGCACGTCGTGGCCGTTCACGATTCCGGCGTGGACCACGGCAGGCACTACATCGTGCTGGAGCGACTGCCCGGGCAGAACCTCGCCGGCGTGCTGGCCCGCGGCGGTCCGCTACCCGCCGGCCAGGTGCGGGCGATCATGCGGGATGTGCTGTCGGCGTTGGATGCCGCCCACGCCCGCGGCGTTCTGCACCGCGACATCAAGCCGGCGAACCTGCTGTTCACGCCGTCCGGCGGGGTGAAGATCGCCGACTTCGGCGTCGCCAAGAGCCCCGAGACGCCGCAGACTCTGACGAACAGGGTCTTCGGGACGATGGCCTACCTGCCCGCCGACCGGATCGCAGGACGTCCGGCGGTCCCGAGTGACGATCTGTACGCGCTCGGAGTGGTCGCCTACGAGGCGCTGACCGCCCGGCGGGCGTATCCGCAGGAGAATCTCGCCGCGCTGGCCGATGCGATCGCCGCGGGGCGGGTGACCCCGCTGACCGCGCTGCGACCGGACATCGACCCCGCGCTGGCGATGACGATCGAGAGGGCGATGTCGCCGGATCCGCGGTGGCGCTTCGCCACCGCGGCACAGATGCGCGCAAGCCTGAATGCCACGGCGCGGCGACCGCAGCGCGCGGGCGTTGTGCTCGCCGCCGCGGCCGTGCTGGCGGTGGTCGTGCTCGCGGCACTGCTGGTCGCGATGTGA
- a CDS encoding L,D-transpeptidase family protein: MLGKLGIGPLLLIAAVAMADNAAAQPESDTRAQMIVVNAPAANSAVGELTTYQRVDGRWEKVLGPTRADFGELGVGAPADDVFRTPVGTFPLGQAFGREPNPGTRMPYFQATDEDWWDEDVDSPTYNTHVRAAEIDSEDAENLYDSGAIYDYAVLIDHNPERVPGRSAGIFLHVSDGDPTWGCVAIGRDEMRSVLQWLDPAQHPQITIGVGLDGAPATN, translated from the coding sequence GTGCTGGGCAAACTCGGGATCGGACCGCTGCTGTTGATCGCCGCGGTCGCCATGGCCGACAACGCTGCGGCGCAACCGGAATCGGACACGCGGGCGCAGATGATCGTGGTCAACGCGCCGGCGGCGAACTCGGCTGTCGGTGAGCTGACGACTTATCAGCGGGTGGACGGGCGGTGGGAGAAGGTGCTCGGCCCGACCCGCGCAGACTTCGGAGAACTCGGGGTCGGCGCCCCCGCCGACGATGTGTTCCGCACACCCGTCGGCACCTTTCCGCTGGGCCAGGCGTTCGGTCGCGAGCCGAACCCGGGCACCCGGATGCCGTACTTCCAGGCCACCGACGAGGACTGGTGGGACGAGGACGTCGACTCGCCGACGTACAACACGCACGTGCGCGCGGCCGAGATCGATTCCGAAGACGCGGAGAACCTCTACGACTCCGGCGCGATCTACGACTACGCGGTGCTCATCGACCACAATCCGGAGCGCGTCCCGGGCCGGTCGGCCGGCATCTTCCTGCATGTGAGTGACGGCGACCCGACGTGGGGCTGCGTGGCCATCGGCCGCGACGAGATGCGGTCGGTCCTGCAGTGGCTCGACCCGGCCCAACACCCGCAGATCACCATCGGTGTCGGGCTCGACGGGGCGCCCGCCACGAACTGA
- a CDS encoding TetR/AcrR family transcriptional regulator produces MNSTPAATTLTADKSAFRQRLLDALEAAIAEQGYPKTTVADIVRGARTSRRTFYEHFDSREACFVALLSDANADQVTQISEAVDPSAPWQKQVRQAIEAWISSAEARPALMLSWIRDVPSLGAAARHLQRDAMETFIAMVGALGAGDEFRAAGIGPVSRRRIIMLLGGLRELTAITVEEGGRMSDVTDEAVDASIALLRPQAG; encoded by the coding sequence ATGAACAGCACGCCCGCCGCGACGACCCTGACCGCCGACAAGAGCGCTTTCCGCCAGCGGCTGCTCGATGCGCTGGAAGCCGCCATCGCCGAACAGGGCTACCCGAAGACGACGGTCGCCGACATCGTCCGCGGCGCCAGGACCTCGCGGCGCACCTTCTACGAGCATTTCGACAGCCGGGAGGCGTGTTTCGTCGCGCTGCTCTCCGACGCCAACGCCGACCAGGTCACGCAGATCTCGGAGGCCGTCGACCCCAGCGCGCCGTGGCAGAAGCAGGTACGGCAGGCCATCGAAGCCTGGATCTCGTCGGCCGAAGCCCGTCCGGCGTTGATGCTGAGCTGGATTCGCGACGTGCCCTCGCTCGGTGCCGCCGCGCGCCATCTGCAACGCGATGCGATGGAGACCTTCATCGCGATGGTGGGGGCGCTGGGTGCCGGTGACGAATTCCGCGCGGCCGGAATCGGTCCCGTGTCGCGCAGGCGCATCATCATGCTGCTCGGCGGCCTGCGTGAACTGACGGCCATCACGGTCGAGGAGGGCGGCCGGATGAGCGACGTCACCGACGAGGCGGTCGACGCGTCCATCGCGCTGCTGCGTCCGCAGGCGGGCTGA
- a CDS encoding SRPBCC family protein, with protein sequence MATKDSREVVIEATPEQILDVIADVEATPTWSPQYQKAEVLDRYDNGKPKQVKMTVKAAGLTDEQVIEYTWADDKVTWTLVSANQLKAQDAGYTLTPEGDKTRVRFDIAIDLSVPLPGFILKRTIKGGVETATEGLRKQVLKVVKGG encoded by the coding sequence ATGGCAACCAAGGACTCTCGCGAGGTCGTGATCGAAGCAACGCCGGAACAGATCCTCGACGTCATCGCCGACGTCGAAGCGACTCCCACCTGGTCACCGCAGTACCAGAAGGCCGAGGTCCTGGACCGCTACGACAACGGCAAGCCCAAGCAGGTCAAGATGACGGTCAAGGCGGCCGGCCTCACCGACGAGCAGGTCATCGAATACACCTGGGCCGACGACAAAGTCACGTGGACGCTGGTCTCCGCGAATCAGTTGAAGGCGCAGGACGCCGGATACACCCTGACCCCCGAGGGCGACAAGACGCGGGTGCGGTTCGATATCGCGATCGACCTCTCGGTGCCGCTGCCGGGCTTCATCCTCAAGAGGACGATCAAGGGCGGTGTCGAGACCGCCACCGAAGGGCTGCGCAAGCAGGTCCTCAAGGTCGTCAAGGGCGGTTAG
- a CDS encoding TetR/AcrR family transcriptional regulator, whose protein sequence is MVRPAQTARSERTREALRRAAVVRFLAQGIEETSAEQIAADAGVSLRTFYRHFASKHDLLFADYDAGLHWFRTALAARSPDESIIESVQSAIMASPYDDWAVTEIASMRAQELDPGRIVRHIRQVEADFAEAVEDHLAGADPPAPGTEQRMRVTVTARCIAAAVFGAMEVWMLGEDRSLPELDRLCRHALELLRTGIDERV, encoded by the coding sequence ATGGTCCGGCCTGCCCAGACGGCGCGCAGCGAGCGCACCCGGGAGGCTCTGCGACGGGCCGCGGTGGTGCGGTTCCTCGCACAGGGCATCGAGGAGACCTCGGCGGAGCAGATCGCCGCCGACGCCGGCGTCTCGCTGCGGACGTTCTACCGGCACTTCGCGTCGAAGCACGATCTGCTCTTCGCCGACTACGACGCCGGTCTGCACTGGTTTCGGACGGCCCTGGCGGCGCGCTCGCCCGACGAGTCGATCATCGAGTCGGTGCAGTCGGCCATCATGGCGTCGCCGTACGACGACTGGGCCGTCACCGAGATCGCCTCGATGCGCGCGCAGGAACTCGACCCCGGGCGCATCGTCCGCCACATCCGCCAGGTGGAGGCGGATTTCGCCGAAGCCGTCGAGGACCATCTGGCCGGTGCCGATCCGCCCGCGCCCGGTACCGAGCAGCGCATGCGCGTCACCGTCACCGCGCGGTGCATCGCCGCCGCCGTCTTCGGGGCGATGGAGGTGTGGATGCTCGGCGAGGACCGTTCGCTGCCCGAGCTCGACCGGCTGTGCCGGCACGCGCTGGAGCTGTTGCGCACCGGCATCGATGAGCGGGTGTGA
- a CDS encoding helix-turn-helix transcriptional regulator produces MRLSWPIVGRSHELRTIETALTTTDVSGVLLCGPTGVGKSRIAREALASAASRGCHTRWAVGTTSARGIPLGAFAAWAPSGASDTIALLRGVLESLTAAPSGVDVVIGVDDYHLLDDLSTFVVQQLVARDAAKLILTVRESEPVAAHTQDVLRAGHFERLGVRPLTLDETTALASAVLHGPIDAQAARRLWKLTGGNVLYLRNIVEHEVADGRMVQQNGCWRWIGDPVMPPGLIEMIEARIGELPEQVDDVMDVLSVGEPIELATLTRITGASALEEAEIRGLVALEPAGGGVEVRVAHPLYGEVRRRRAAHTRLRRLRGLLAEALAASADSDDLRVVVRRATLTLDSDLVPDADLLATAAQGAVWLGDLSLADRLADAAARAGAGPESVLLRAHALSWLGCGELAEHLLAGVSGDRLTPCERARWAFLRSSNMLWALADPARAKELIDEASRSTPPEARTYIDAFLAVYWFAMDHPDKAVDASKNLAPEDIPVVGAETAWALAQISADAGRAGEAVAAAEAGYAVATRSLDAPHMVFNIADAHTSALLLAGRIPDALAVAERARRQAAELPGTAPLIGTAVAGRAALAAGDVCGACHLLGQAVEALSGSHPLGWGFRYRIPYATALAMRGATDEAAAALAALDEVPRRFRALRHEQCMARAWTVAGQGAVSEAIALLRSTAESCALAGQFGQEVQCLQMAAQFGDRTTAPRLRELVSLAEGPRAAVAARFAAALHDGDAAELDAVSEAFAQMGDPIAALDAAAHAAREYRRQDRRGSALRCSARADALASRCGVRTPAHRQAGQTLPLTDRETEIVMLIGEGLSNRAVAERLTLSVRTVESHIYRAMSKTGTTSRDELAALLHGD; encoded by the coding sequence ATGCGGTTGTCGTGGCCGATCGTCGGCCGGTCGCACGAACTGAGAACGATAGAAACCGCCTTGACGACGACGGACGTCTCGGGGGTCCTCCTCTGCGGCCCGACCGGGGTGGGGAAGAGCCGGATCGCCCGCGAGGCACTGGCGTCAGCGGCGTCGCGGGGCTGCCACACCCGATGGGCGGTCGGCACCACATCGGCGCGAGGCATCCCTCTCGGCGCGTTCGCCGCGTGGGCGCCGTCGGGCGCCTCCGACACAATTGCGTTGCTGCGCGGCGTGCTGGAGTCACTGACGGCCGCGCCATCAGGCGTCGACGTGGTGATCGGTGTCGACGATTATCACCTGCTCGACGACTTGTCGACGTTCGTCGTGCAGCAGCTCGTCGCACGGGACGCGGCGAAACTGATCCTGACCGTGCGCGAGAGCGAGCCGGTTGCTGCGCACACACAGGACGTCCTGCGGGCCGGACACTTCGAGCGGCTCGGCGTTCGGCCGCTCACCCTCGACGAGACGACTGCGCTGGCCTCCGCGGTGCTGCACGGTCCGATCGACGCGCAGGCCGCCCGACGGCTGTGGAAGCTCACCGGCGGCAACGTCCTGTATCTGCGCAACATCGTCGAGCACGAGGTCGCCGACGGCCGGATGGTGCAGCAGAACGGGTGCTGGCGGTGGATCGGTGACCCGGTCATGCCGCCCGGCCTGATCGAGATGATCGAAGCCCGTATCGGTGAACTGCCGGAGCAGGTCGACGATGTGATGGACGTGCTGTCGGTCGGAGAACCGATCGAACTCGCGACGCTCACCCGCATCACCGGCGCGTCTGCGCTCGAGGAGGCCGAGATCCGCGGCCTCGTCGCTCTCGAGCCCGCGGGCGGCGGTGTCGAGGTGCGGGTGGCGCATCCGCTCTACGGCGAGGTGCGCCGACGGCGTGCGGCCCACACCAGGCTGCGCCGGCTGCGGGGACTGCTGGCCGAGGCGCTCGCCGCATCTGCCGACAGCGACGATCTCCGCGTTGTCGTGCGCCGAGCCACACTGACTCTCGACTCCGATCTGGTGCCCGATGCCGACCTCCTCGCCACGGCAGCCCAGGGTGCGGTGTGGCTCGGTGATCTGTCGCTGGCGGACCGACTCGCGGACGCGGCGGCGCGGGCCGGTGCCGGACCCGAATCCGTCCTGCTTCGCGCGCATGCGCTGTCGTGGTTGGGCTGCGGCGAGCTGGCCGAGCACCTCCTCGCCGGGGTCAGCGGTGATCGACTGACCCCGTGCGAGCGCGCGCGATGGGCATTCCTGCGTTCGAGCAACATGCTGTGGGCCCTGGCCGACCCCGCGCGCGCCAAGGAACTCATCGATGAGGCGTCGCGCTCGACACCGCCGGAGGCTCGCACGTACATCGATGCCTTCCTCGCCGTCTACTGGTTCGCGATGGACCATCCCGACAAGGCGGTCGATGCGTCGAAAAATCTGGCGCCGGAGGATATTCCGGTCGTCGGAGCCGAAACCGCCTGGGCGCTCGCGCAGATCTCGGCGGATGCGGGCCGCGCCGGGGAGGCGGTGGCGGCGGCTGAGGCGGGATACGCCGTGGCGACTCGCTCACTGGACGCACCCCACATGGTGTTCAACATCGCGGACGCACACACCAGTGCGCTCCTGCTGGCCGGACGGATACCGGACGCCCTCGCAGTGGCCGAACGCGCGCGGCGCCAGGCCGCGGAACTGCCGGGGACCGCCCCGCTGATCGGTACGGCCGTCGCAGGGAGGGCCGCGCTCGCCGCGGGTGACGTGTGCGGTGCGTGCCACCTGCTCGGACAGGCCGTCGAGGCGTTGTCCGGCTCGCATCCCCTCGGCTGGGGATTCCGCTATCGCATTCCGTACGCCACCGCTTTGGCGATGCGCGGCGCCACCGACGAGGCGGCCGCCGCACTGGCCGCGCTCGACGAGGTACCGCGCCGGTTCCGTGCGCTCAGACACGAGCAGTGTATGGCTCGGGCCTGGACCGTGGCCGGTCAGGGCGCGGTCAGCGAGGCGATCGCACTTCTGCGCTCGACAGCCGAGAGTTGCGCTCTCGCAGGGCAGTTCGGGCAGGAAGTGCAGTGCCTGCAGATGGCGGCCCAGTTCGGCGACAGGACCACCGCACCCAGGTTGCGCGAGCTCGTCTCCCTCGCCGAGGGTCCGCGAGCGGCAGTGGCAGCGCGGTTCGCTGCCGCGCTCCACGACGGAGACGCGGCTGAGTTGGACGCGGTGTCAGAAGCTTTCGCTCAGATGGGTGACCCCATCGCGGCTCTCGACGCCGCGGCGCACGCCGCACGGGAGTACCGCCGTCAGGACCGGCGCGGGTCCGCGCTGCGGTGCTCAGCGCGGGCCGACGCGCTGGCATCGCGATGCGGTGTCCGCACACCGGCGCACCGTCAGGCCGGCCAGACGTTGCCGCTGACCGACCGGGAGACGGAGATCGTCATGCTGATCGGGGAGGGGTTGAGCAATCGCGCGGTGGCCGAGCGCCTGACGCTGTCCGTGCGCACCGTGGAGAGCCACATCTACCGGGCCATGTCGAAGACGGGGACGACCAGCCGCGACGAGTTGGCCGCCCTGCTTCACGGCGATTGA
- a CDS encoding MBL fold metallo-hydrolase: MRVHHLNCGSMRPLMVGAMVCHVLLVETDNGLVLVDSGFGSRDCERPARLGTIRRHLIRPVLDPTETASSQIERLGFQRSDVRHVIITHFDADHIGGLADFPDAQVHITSAEAFGAMRSRAVRDRIRFRSTQWAHGPKIVEHSADGESWRGFAAAKELDDIGPGFALVSLPGHTAGHACVAVDAGHRWLLHAGDAFYHYGTADGARIPPWTARLEKLVAYDRKRVRENHARLAELYRRGDPDLMILCSHDPTLFERAKASALV; the protein is encoded by the coding sequence GTGAGAGTTCACCACCTCAATTGCGGATCCATGCGGCCTCTGATGGTCGGCGCCATGGTCTGTCACGTGTTGCTGGTCGAGACCGACAACGGCCTGGTGCTCGTCGACAGCGGCTTCGGGTCCCGTGATTGCGAGCGGCCCGCGCGACTCGGCACGATCCGGCGCCACCTGATCCGGCCGGTGCTCGACCCCACGGAGACCGCGAGCAGCCAGATCGAGCGGCTGGGCTTTCAGCGCTCGGATGTCCGCCACGTCATCATCACGCACTTCGACGCCGACCACATCGGAGGGCTCGCCGACTTCCCCGACGCGCAAGTCCACATCACGTCGGCAGAAGCGTTCGGCGCCATGCGTTCTCGGGCGGTGCGTGACCGCATCCGCTTCCGCAGCACGCAGTGGGCGCACGGGCCCAAGATCGTCGAGCACTCCGCCGACGGGGAGTCCTGGCGGGGTTTCGCAGCCGCCAAGGAACTCGACGACATCGGTCCCGGTTTCGCACTGGTCTCGCTGCCCGGCCACACCGCCGGACACGCATGTGTGGCCGTCGATGCCGGCCACCGGTGGCTGCTGCACGCCGGCGACGCGTTCTACCACTACGGCACCGCGGACGGCGCCCGGATACCGCCGTGGACGGCGCGACTGGAGAAGTTGGTCGCCTACGACCGCAAGAGGGTCAGGGAGAATCACGCCCGGCTCGCCGAGTTGTACCGGCGAGGCGACCCCGACCTGATGATCCTGTGCTCTCACGACCCGACGCTCTTCGAACGCGCCAAGGCCTCCGCGCTGGTGTGA
- a CDS encoding cation diffusion facilitator family transporter, with protein sequence MSAATDATDSTSSDTKGESTLTVIVALAANLAVAIAKTVAAVISGSASMTAEATHSWADTANQGFLIVANRRSGRPPDAERPLGYGREAYVWSLLAAVGLFVVGGTVSVWHGVTEIIHGESGPENYLVAYIVLGVAFVLEGSSLFQAFRQLRGEADEFNRDLLAHVLDTSDPTTRAVFAEDTAALIGIVFALLGIGLHQLTGQAVWDAIGSIAVGLLLGVVAVILIDRNRRFLVGEPASPQLREAAIERLKNLPEVASVRFIRLVFVGPKQLFLVASVDLVGDAVESSIADTLRNLENQLQAEPYIVDAVLTIAEPDALDRLA encoded by the coding sequence ATGAGTGCTGCCACCGACGCGACCGACTCGACGAGCAGCGACACCAAGGGCGAGAGCACGCTCACCGTCATCGTCGCGCTCGCGGCCAACCTGGCGGTCGCCATCGCCAAAACAGTCGCGGCGGTGATCTCCGGATCGGCGTCGATGACGGCCGAGGCCACCCACTCGTGGGCCGACACCGCGAATCAGGGCTTCCTGATCGTCGCGAACCGGCGCAGCGGCAGACCGCCGGACGCCGAACGGCCGCTGGGTTACGGCCGCGAGGCCTATGTGTGGTCGTTGCTGGCGGCGGTCGGGCTGTTCGTCGTGGGCGGGACGGTGTCGGTGTGGCATGGCGTCACCGAGATCATCCACGGCGAGTCCGGTCCCGAGAACTACCTGGTGGCCTACATCGTGCTGGGCGTCGCGTTCGTACTCGAAGGGTCGTCGCTGTTTCAGGCGTTCCGGCAATTACGCGGCGAGGCAGACGAATTCAACCGGGATCTGCTGGCCCACGTGCTGGACACCTCCGACCCGACCACCCGCGCGGTGTTCGCCGAGGACACCGCGGCTTTGATCGGGATCGTCTTCGCCCTTCTCGGGATCGGCCTGCACCAGTTGACCGGTCAGGCGGTCTGGGACGCGATCGGATCGATCGCGGTCGGGCTGCTGCTCGGCGTGGTCGCGGTGATCCTCATCGACCGCAACCGTCGGTTCCTGGTCGGCGAGCCCGCCAGCCCGCAACTGCGCGAAGCGGCGATCGAGCGCCTGAAGAACCTGCCGGAGGTCGCCTCGGTGCGCTTCATCCGGCTGGTGTTCGTCGGCCCCAAGCAGCTGTTCCTGGTGGCCAGCGTCGACCTGGTCGGCGACGCCGTCGAGTCCTCGATCGCGGACACGCTGCGCAACCTGGAGAACCAGCTGCAGGCCGAGCCCTACATCGTCGACGCCGTGCTGACGATCGCCGAACCCGACGCGCTGGACCGGCTCGCCTAA
- a CDS encoding phytoene desaturase family protein, with protein sequence MTDFDAIVVGAGHNGLTAATLLQQAGLRTLCLDAKLYAGGMASTVELFDGFRFEIAGSVQVPTSAVVSRALRLEELPTVELDVMSVQLRGDGDDPVIYYTDPMKLLAHLNDVHGAGAVNGMAGLMAWCQAPTRALGRFDAARPPKTLDEMFACATGEFERQAVSDMLFGSVTDVLDRYLPDREKYGALRGMLAFLAVNTTYRGPATPGSAAALAFGLAVPDENATLIKKFRGGMGAVTEHLLAMFTAGGGQLRLRTRVEEIRVTDGRVRGVRTDDGSTLSAPVVVSGVAPDLTVNTLVDPTAVPADLRARFGRIDHRGSYLQMHFALDGPPTFAEPYEVLNDPEYQSAIGIFTTPEDLQQQWEDSTRGLVPGDPAIALQIPSANDPGLAPPGKHAVSAFSLWFPIGEGRSSYGERKTEMGRRVIEKITKLAPDFESLILRHTTFTPRHMGTMFGAPGGDYCHGLIHPEQMGPNRPGPKGYADQPIPVEGLYLGSAGCHGGPGITFIPGYNAAMAVLADRA encoded by the coding sequence ATGACGGACTTCGACGCCATCGTCGTGGGCGCGGGACACAACGGCCTGACCGCGGCGACCCTGTTGCAGCAGGCCGGGCTGCGCACGCTGTGCCTGGACGCGAAGCTCTACGCCGGCGGGATGGCGTCCACCGTCGAACTGTTCGACGGGTTCCGGTTCGAGATCGCCGGTTCGGTCCAGGTGCCCACGTCGGCGGTGGTGAGTCGGGCGCTCCGACTCGAGGAGCTACCCACCGTCGAACTCGACGTCATGTCGGTGCAACTGCGCGGGGACGGCGACGATCCGGTCATCTACTACACCGACCCGATGAAGCTGCTCGCCCACCTCAACGACGTCCACGGAGCCGGCGCGGTCAACGGAATGGCCGGGCTGATGGCTTGGTGCCAGGCCCCGACCCGAGCGCTCGGCCGCTTCGACGCGGCTCGCCCGCCCAAGACCCTGGACGAGATGTTCGCCTGCGCGACCGGAGAATTCGAACGCCAGGCGGTCAGCGACATGCTGTTCGGGTCGGTGACCGACGTGCTTGACCGCTACCTTCCGGACCGCGAGAAGTACGGTGCGCTGCGCGGCATGCTGGCGTTTCTGGCCGTCAACACCACCTATCGCGGCCCCGCGACGCCGGGTAGTGCCGCGGCGCTGGCGTTCGGCCTGGCCGTGCCCGACGAGAACGCGACACTGATCAAGAAGTTCCGCGGCGGGATGGGCGCGGTCACCGAGCACCTGCTGGCGATGTTCACCGCCGGCGGAGGCCAGTTGCGACTGCGCACCAGGGTCGAGGAGATCCGGGTCACCGACGGTCGTGTCCGCGGCGTGCGGACCGACGACGGCTCGACACTCTCCGCGCCCGTCGTGGTCTCGGGCGTCGCACCCGACCTGACGGTGAACACGCTCGTCGACCCGACGGCGGTGCCGGCTGATCTGCGCGCCCGGTTCGGTCGCATCGACCACCGCGGCAGCTATCTGCAGATGCACTTCGCGCTCGACGGACCGCCGACCTTCGCCGAGCCGTACGAGGTGCTCAACGATCCCGAATATCAGTCCGCCATCGGGATTTTCACCACGCCGGAAGATCTGCAGCAGCAGTGGGAGGACTCCACCCGCGGCCTCGTACCCGGCGATCCGGCGATCGCGCTGCAGATCCCTTCGGCCAACGATCCCGGTCTGGCGCCCCCGGGCAAGCATGCGGTGTCGGCATTCTCGCTGTGGTTTCCGATCGGCGAGGGCCGGTCGAGCTACGGCGAGAGGAAGACCGAGATGGGCCGACGGGTGATCGAGAAGATCACCAAGCTGGCGCCCGACTTCGAGAGCCTGATCCTGCGGCACACCACGTTCACCCCCAGGCACATGGGCACGATGTTCGGCGCTCCCGGAGGCGACTACTGCCACGGCCTGATCCACCCCGAGCAGATGGGCCCCAACCGTCCGGGCCCGAAAGGCTATGCGGATCAACCCATTCCGGTCGAAGGCCTGTACCTGGGCAGCGCCGGCTGCCACGGCGGACCCGGTATCACGTTCATTCCCGGCTACAACGCCGCGATGGCGGTGCTCGCCGATCGGGCCTGA